The DNA sequence TCTCATCTTGATTATTTATTACTGATAAAGAATTAATTTCAACCCTTGAAAGTGCAGGAATCTCTACTTTAAAGGTACTACCTTTACCTACTTCACTTTCTACAGATAATTTACCTCTAGCCAATTCAACTATTTCCTTTACTAGACTTAGTCCTAGACCCGTACCTTCATATCTTCTATTCAAATTACAGTCCAGCTGAACAAATGGATTGAAAATTACATCTTTTTTATCATCAGGTATGCCAATTCCGGTATCAGTTACTTCAATATTAACTATGTCATCCATTCTATAAACCTTTAAATAAACATGTCCACCATCAGGAGTAAATTTGATTGCATTTGTTAATAAATTGTGTACTACCTGCTTAATCTTACTTCCATCTACTTCTATAGATTCAAGTCCCTCTCTTTGGAAATCTGATTTTAGCTCTATTTTCTTTTCTTTAGCCATTTCCTTAACTAATACTAAGCTATTTTTTAATACCTCAATCAAGTCTAGTTTCTTTGCTTCCCACTCTATCTTCCCTGATTCAATTTTTGATATATCTAAAATATCGTTAATTAGATTCAAAAGTTTTTTTCCACTCTTATATACTTTTTCAATATAGTTAAGTTGTTTGCTATTTAACTCTCCTGCTATTCCTTGATGTAATAATTCAGAAAAACCTATTATCGAATTAAGAGGAGTCCTTAACTCATGGGACATGGTCGCTATAAACTCAGTTTTAACCTTGTTAGCCATCTCTATTTTTGCCTGATATTCCTTCTGTTTTGAGATATCACTGAAAACTACCACAGTGCCAGCATTATTGTTAAGCTCATTATAGATTGGAGCTAGACTAAGTAAACATGGTACCAGATGTCCTTCTTTAGACTTAACAATAACTTCCATACTCTTTTCTGATGATTTGCCTGTAAATAAACACTCTCCTTTTTCACAAAACTTTTCATTATCTTGATTAAAAATTGTTATGATATTACAACAAGTTTTTCCTATAACATCAGCCGCTTTATATCCTGTAATCTCTTCTGCTCCTTTACTCCATGTCTGAATTTCTCTTTTTCCGTTTATACTAAATATTCCTTGAGCGGAACTTCTAAGAACGGCTTCAGCATAATTTTTCTGATGCTTAATCTCAGTGTTTTTTTCTTCAAGTTTCTCGATTAATTTTTTTATAGAATTATACTGTTCTATATTGTGTATACCTATACCCAACTGAATTATCAGCTTTTGCAGTTCAGTCTTTTCACTGTCAGTAAAATCAATAGATGTTGCAAATACTATTACACCTATTAGCTTATCTTGGAATTTTATTGGTAAACCAATTACTTTTTTGGGGTTTATTCTATTTGCTCCTGTATCCACTCCCCACTCATCACTACCATTTGTAATTTCTACTTTATCTCCAGTTAGTGCTACTTGCCCTACTAATCCTTCTCCTAATGCAAAATATTCTTTAACGTTTTTATCTATCATATAACCATTATTTAATACTAAACGATTTTCCCACTCATCGTATAAATAAATACTAACCGAAAGTATATTTTCCAATTTTTTTAAATTATTAATTAATTCTTTAAAAACCTCATCACGCTCAAAATCTGTAGCTATTGTCTTAAGCATTTCATTGCTATACTGTCCAATTCTAAGGGCTTTAGCCATATCATTAAAGTTTTTCGCTAAGTAGCCTATTTCACTGTCATCTTTTATGCATATACTTTGATTGAAATTACCATCTCTAATATATTTAATTCCATTAGTAATCTTAAGTACAGGTTTAGCTATTTTTTTATCTAGTAAATATATGACCATAACGACTATTATAATTACAAAGATAATAAGTAAATAAGCTAAGATATTACTGGTTCTCTTAAGAGCTTTTAGTTGGGCATAATAACTATTTAGTTGTTGCTCATATTGGATTTCTATATCCTCGATAAGATTATCCATTAGTTTTGATTTAAGTACTATATTTGAGTGGAATATCTCCATTGCCCTATCTACTTCACCATTTTCATATAGATTGAGTAATTTAATTGCATCTTGATGGAGTTCTTTATGAAGTGCCTTTAATTGAAGAATTGTATCTTGATTGGCATCTAATGTTATCTCATTTATCCATTTTCCAAGTTTACATCTAGTATGAGAGGTCTCAATTTCTAGAGGGTGTTCGCTTAAGAAAGCCATCTCTAGTTCATTTAACCAGGAAAAGTGATAATAACGAGCATTAGCAAGCTGCGTTTGCTCAAAACTTTTTTTATTAATCATTGATAAAATACTATGTTCTTTATCCAGTATTAAATACTGAATCCATGACTGTAATATTATCAAAACTAGTAAAATAATCGAACCAAATATTAAAGTTTTTCTAATGCTTTTTTTATATCTCATAAACACCCCCTATTTTGTTTTTCAACAATTATCTAAACATTACGACATTTTATATATTATAATTTCGGTAAAAAAATGAAAATCCCTTCAAAATTATTTAAAAAAATGTTTATAGAGGAAATTTGATGATTATTGTAGAAATATTAATATAGAAGCTAATTCTGTTGTTAAAATATAGGAGGGAGGGGTTTTTTGAATTATACTTTTAAAAATAAAAAATTTTTAATTTTGATTGTATTGTGTGTTTTTCTTATTTTCTTATGCTAT is a window from the Caldisalinibacter kiritimatiensis genome containing:
- a CDS encoding response regulator; translated protein: MRYKKSIRKTLIFGSIILLVLIILQSWIQYLILDKEHSILSMINKKSFEQTQLANARYYHFSWLNELEMAFLSEHPLEIETSHTRCKLGKWINEITLDANQDTILQLKALHKELHQDAIKLLNLYENGEVDRAMEIFHSNIVLKSKLMDNLIEDIEIQYEQQLNSYYAQLKALKRTSNILAYLLIIFVIIIVVMVIYLLDKKIAKPVLKITNGIKYIRDGNFNQSICIKDDSEIGYLAKNFNDMAKALRIGQYSNEMLKTIATDFERDEVFKELINNLKKLENILSVSIYLYDEWENRLVLNNGYMIDKNVKEYFALGEGLVGQVALTGDKVEITNGSDEWGVDTGANRINPKKVIGLPIKFQDKLIGVIVFATSIDFTDSEKTELQKLIIQLGIGIHNIEQYNSIKKLIEKLEEKNTEIKHQKNYAEAVLRSSAQGIFSINGKREIQTWSKGAEEITGYKAADVIGKTCCNIITIFNQDNEKFCEKGECLFTGKSSEKSMEVIVKSKEGHLVPCLLSLAPIYNELNNNAGTVVVFSDISKQKEYQAKIEMANKVKTEFIATMSHELRTPLNSIIGFSELLHQGIAGELNSKQLNYIEKVYKSGKKLLNLINDILDISKIESGKIEWEAKKLDLIEVLKNSLVLVKEMAKEKKIELKSDFQREGLESIEVDGSKIKQVVHNLLTNAIKFTPDGGHVYLKVYRMDDIVNIEVTDTGIGIPDDKKDVIFNPFVQLDCNLNRRYEGTGLGLSLVKEIVELARGKLSVESEVGKGSTFKVEIPALSRVEINSLSVINNQDEISELQIKEVDSDIRKHRALVIEDDDVSATLVTEYLNTLNVDVILSKNGEDALKTAYNLKDDISFIILDIILPDITGWDVLAKLKEDKKLKDIPVIIISVLPEEEKGLALGAFEYLMKPISKESLKTIVEKVLSINQYDEHSTRKVLAIDDELDALEIISEVLTSYNCQVYTAINGRAGLDKARTVKPDIILLDLIMPEMDGFEILNQLEKDEELKDIPVVILTAKIMSSDEKRKLNERVYLVSNKSQLGLEKFRIAIEKAMKGDLERRDN